The Apis cerana isolate GH-2021 linkage group LG2, AcerK_1.0, whole genome shotgun sequence genomic sequence GCTAATACCATAACGTGTTCTAAGAGCATGCCACGCAGCATCTATATCCGCATAAAGATTCTTTTCTGACGGTTTACCACCAGAAACTCCATAACCCGAATAATCATAACTAAATATGTTACAATTTATTCTCGATCCAAGTCCTAAATAAAAACTAGACATCTGTCCCAGATCGACTGCATTTCCATGGGaatataaaatcgtaaaacGTGCAGTAGCTGAACACCGTACAAATAAACAGGCTATTCGATTTCCTCGTGACGTTCTTGCATAGAAACCTTCTACCgactctttctccctttctgtATATTGCCATTCTGCTCTTTCAGATAAAGAAATTGTAACTTTGGAACCTTCATCTTCAATAAATGCATACGTAGGTTCAGGAGGTAGAAACGCTAGTTTTGCAGCGATTCTGGACGGGCAAGGCGGACAGCAAAACAAGCAACACAATTCACTAAAACTTAACCCGTTCATCGTTCCACGGGGAAGTTACGCGCACGCGAAAACGCCGTTTATCACGTTTCTTCGTGGAATTTCCACATCGAGATTACCGttttgattcaaaaataattccatgCACTGTACTTCTTACACTTAATGATTCAATCACAATGTCATTTGTTATCGTACTCTTGAAAGAGTCACTCACGATGAATCAGCCATGACGGCTTTCAAGACGAAcaatttctctccctcttgttttctctctttctcatatAATGCCCCCACCCACTGAACGTTGCGCACTTTCATTGTATTCAGGTAAAACGAGATACATACTCACAAGATAAGGATAGAGATAATGGCACTACTTTGTACGTTGTTCTTCTATTCA encodes the following:
- the LOC107997502 gene encoding alpha/beta hydrolase domain-containing protein 17B, with amino-acid sequence MNGLSFSELCCLFCCPPCPSRIAAKLAFLPPEPTYAFIEDEGSKVTISLSERAEWQYTEREKESVEGFYARTSRGNRIACLFVRCSATARFTILYSHGNAVDLGQMSSFYLGLGSRINCNIFSYDYSGYGVSGGKPSEKNLYADIDAAWHALRTRYGISPENIILYGQSIGTVPTVDLAARYEVGAVVLHSPLMSGMRVAFPNTKRTWFFDAFPSIDKVPKVTSPVLVIHGTEDDVINFNHGLAIYERCPRAVEPLWVEGAGHNDVELYDQYLERLKQFVSVELIN